AGTTCATGGCCGACTACACAGGCCATCCGCTGAACGAAGTTCATGTGGGCGCGGCCTTGAGCAATCTTGTGGAGATCATCCGCAGCCATCACATCGTCCTGCCCCCGACGCTGGCGCTGCTGTTGAAAACCCTTATCGTGCTGGAAGGCACCTCGCGCCGTTTCAGCCCGGACGTGAGCCTTGCCGAGCTGATGCAGCCGTATTGCTCGCGTCTGATGCTGCGGCGTTTCTCGCCGGGCCGCATCGCCAAACGCGCACGGCGCACCTTTCGCGTGTGGGACCGCCTGCTCACCGCCCTGCCACGTGATCTGACCGATCTGCTGGCCCGTTTTCGCGATGGATCACTGACCGTCCATCTTGATCACCGTCATCTCGATCCCATCGTGAACCGCCTGGTGCTCGGCATCCTCACAGCGGCCGTGTTTCTCGGTTCCAGCGAGCTGTGGAGCCGTGAGGCGCCGCCGCTGCTCTACGGTGTCTCTGTTTTCGGTGCGCTGGGCTACATGATCTCGCTTTACCTCGGCTGGCGTCTCATGCGGGCTATCCGCAAGTCGGGGAACATCCAGTCGAAGGATTGAGACCGGGAACGATTGAGATTGAAGCCCACGCTGATTTTTCGCAGACTCCACGCGAACCAGCACATCTCCCCGCCATGCAACCACCGCCCATTCCCAGCAAGGACGCCGAGCACCTGCGCACGCTCGCGATCTGCCACTACGTCGTCTCTGGCCTGTCCCTCTTTGGCATCGCCTTCCTGCTGCTGCACTACGCGATCATGAACACCGTGTTCGCGAATCCCAAGATGTGGGAAAATGCCAAGGAGCCGCCGCCCTTCAATCCGGCCGAGTTCATGCACCTCATGCAGTGGTTCTATCTTTTCTTCGGTGTCATGATCGTGCTGGGTGGTGTGGCCACGCTGATGTCAGGGCGTTTCATTCACCGTCGTGTGAACCGCACCTTCTCGATCGTCGTCGCCGGCCTGAACTGCCTGTGCTTTCCCTTCGGCACCGTGCTCGGCGTCTTCACTCTCATCGTCCTGACCAAGGAATCTGTGATGCGGTTGTATGCGGAGGCGCAGAGCGGGTCGGCTGCTGCCGCTTGAAACTTTGAGCTTGGAACTTGAAACCAATTGGCCGAAAACCTCCCTCCCATCCCCAATCTTCTCACTCTCACTTTCGATTTATGTATTTCCTCGGCATCGACAGCGGCACGCAGAGCAGCAAGGCCATCGTCCTCGACCTCGACACGGGCAAAATCATTGCTTCGGGCCATAGCAGCTATGATTTGATTGAAGGACTGCCGCCGGGTCATCTCGAACAAGATCCGCAGTCATGGCTCGACGCCGTGGATGCCTGCGTGAGGCAGTGCCTGGAGCAGATCGGCAAGGACAAGGCAAAGATCGCCGGCATCGGCGTCAGCGGGCAGCAGCATGGCCTCGTGGCACTCGGTGCGGATGACAAGCCGGTGCGCGCGGCCAAACTGTGGTGCGACACCTCCACGCAGGCGCAGTGTGAGGAGATCGCGCATCATTTTGGCGGTCAGCCGGGCGTGATCGCGCTCGCGGGCAATGCCATGCTCCCGGGCTACACGATTCCGAAGCTGCTATGGCTGAAGCAGAACGAGCCGGAGAACTTCGCGAAGACGAAGACCATCCTGCTGCCGCACGATTACATCAACTTCTGGCTGAGTGGAGTGAAGCGCATGGAATACGGCGACGCCTCCGGCATGGGCATCCTCAATGTGAACACCCGCGAGTGGTGTTATGAAATCTGCGACTACATTGATCCGAGTGTGCGGACGATGCTGCCACCGCTCGGTTCCTCGAAGGCCGTGCATGGCACGCTCCGCAAGGAGCTGGCCGGCCAGTGGGGTCTCAGCTACGATGTGATCATCAGCGCCGGTGGTGGCGACAACATGATGGGCGCGATCGGCACCGGTAACATCAAGCCCGGCGTCGTCACCGCCAGCTTCGGCACCAGCGGCACGCTCTATGGCGTCGCCGCATCACCCGTCGTCGATGGGCAGGGCGAAGTCGCCGCGTTTTGCGACAGCACCGATCAGTGGCTGCCTCTCGTTTGCACGATGAATGTCACCGTCGTCACCGAACAGGTGCGCGAGATGTTCCGCTGGGATCTGCGGCAGCTAGAAGCCGCCGTGAAATCCGCGCCTGCCGGAGCTGACGGCGTGATGTTCCTGCCCTACCTCAATGGCGAACGCACGCCGAACCTGCCCAACGG
Above is a genomic segment from Prosthecobacter sp. containing:
- the xylB gene encoding xylulokinase; translation: MYFLGIDSGTQSSKAIVLDLDTGKIIASGHSSYDLIEGLPPGHLEQDPQSWLDAVDACVRQCLEQIGKDKAKIAGIGVSGQQHGLVALGADDKPVRAAKLWCDTSTQAQCEEIAHHFGGQPGVIALAGNAMLPGYTIPKLLWLKQNEPENFAKTKTILLPHDYINFWLSGVKRMEYGDASGMGILNVNTREWCYEICDYIDPSVRTMLPPLGSSKAVHGTLRKELAGQWGLSYDVIISAGGGDNMMGAIGTGNIKPGVVTASFGTSGTLYGVAASPVVDGQGEVAAFCDSTDQWLPLVCTMNVTVVTEQVREMFRWDLRQLEAAVKSAPAGADGVMFLPYLNGERTPNLPNGSGVIHGLRPTNMAPVNIARAAVEGATLGLAYGLKRFRDLGMNPTEIRLTGGGSKSAVWRQIAADCFNAEVVTLSTSEGAALGGAIQAAYAHANQGGSERVSYDKLCAKLVTLDESTRCKPNAENAALYAVQLEKQMELTGRLNQTGWL